One window of the Trifolium pratense cultivar HEN17-A07 linkage group LG2, ARS_RC_1.1, whole genome shotgun sequence genome contains the following:
- the LOC123906860 gene encoding AP-1 complex subunit mu-2 isoform X2, producing the protein MSGAASALFLLDIKGRILVWRDYRGDVSAIEAERFFTKLIDKQADEQSQDPVVYDNGVTYMFIQHSNIYLVVAARQNCNAASLLFFLHRLVDVFKHYFEELEEESLRDNFVVVYELLDEIMDFGYPQYTEAKILSEFIKTDAYRMEATQRPPMAVTNAVSWRSEGISYKKNEVFLDVVESVNILVNSNGQLIRSDVVGALKMRTFLSGMPECKLGLNDRVLLEAQGRTTKGKAIDLEDIKFHQCVRLARFENDRTISFIPPDGSFDLMTYRLSTQVKPLVWVEANVEKHSKSRIEIMVKARSQFKERRIYFIALPQMLRLSCPCLLMQPILMFERQWGLHHMHLKKMH; encoded by the exons ATGTCAGGGGCAGCTTCTGCTCTGTTCCTCCTCGACATCAAAGGCCGCATCCTCGTCTGGCGTGACTACCGCGGCGACGTCTCCGCCATCGAAGCCGAACGTTTCTTCACCAAACTCATCGATAAACAG gctgatgaacagtctcaagatcCCGTTGTTTACGATAACGGTGTTACCTATATGTTCATACAACATAGCAATATCTATCTCGTCGTTGCGGCGAGACAAAACTGTAATGCCGCAAGTCTTCTCTTCTTCCTGCATCGATTAGTTGAT GTGTTTAAACATTATTTTGAAGAATTAGAAGAGGAATCACTTAGGGATAACTTTGTTGTTGTG TATGAGCTACTTGATGAAATTATGGACTTTGGTTACCCTCAGTATACCGAGGCAAAAATTCTTAGTGAGTTTATTAAGACTGATGCTTATAGAATGGAAGCTACTCAGAGACCTCCTATGGCTGTTACTAATGCCGTGTCTTGGCGAAGCGAAGGGATAAGTTACAAGAAAAATGAG gTTTTCTTGGATGTGGTGGAGAGTGTTAATATACTCGTCAATAGCAATGGACAGTTAATTAGATCCGATGTTGTTGGTGCGCTAAAGATGAGAACATTTTTAAG TGGTATGCCCGAGTGTAAACTTGGTTTAAATGATAGAGTGTTATTAGAGGCACAGGGTAGAACAACCAAGGGAAAGGCAATAGACTTGGAGGACATCAAATTTCATCA GTGTGTCCGATTGGCTCGATTTGAAAATGACCGAACAATCTCTTTCATACCTCCTGATGGGTCATTTGATCTGATGACATACAGGCTCAGTACACAG GTTAAGCCTTTAGTTTGGGTGGAAGCAAATGTTGAAAAGCACTCAAAGAGCCGGATTGAAATTATGGTAAAAGCCAGGAGTCAGTTTAAGGAACGTAG GATTTATTTTATAGCACTGCCACAAATGTTGAGATTGAGTTGCCCGTGCCTGTTGATGCAACCAATCCTAATGTTCGAACGTCAATGGGGTCTGCATCATATGCACCTGAAAAAGATGCATTGA
- the LOC123906860 gene encoding AP-1 complex subunit mu-2 isoform X1, whose amino-acid sequence MSGAASALFLLDIKGRILVWRDYRGDVSAIEAERFFTKLIDKQADEQSQDPVVYDNGVTYMFIQHSNIYLVVAARQNCNAASLLFFLHRLVDVFKHYFEELEEESLRDNFVVVYELLDEIMDFGYPQYTEAKILSEFIKTDAYRMEATQRPPMAVTNAVSWRSEGISYKKNEVFLDVVESVNILVNSNGQLIRSDVVGALKMRTFLSGMPECKLGLNDRVLLEAQGRTTKGKAIDLEDIKFHQCVRLARFENDRTISFIPPDGSFDLMTYRLSTQVKPLVWVEANVEKHSKSRIEIMVKARSQFKERSTATNVEIELPVPVDATNPNVRTSMGSASYAPEKDALIWKIRSFPGGKEYMLRAEFRLPSITDEEAAPERKAPIRVKFEIPYFTVSGIQVRYLKIIEKSGYQALPWVRYITMAGEYELRLI is encoded by the exons ATGTCAGGGGCAGCTTCTGCTCTGTTCCTCCTCGACATCAAAGGCCGCATCCTCGTCTGGCGTGACTACCGCGGCGACGTCTCCGCCATCGAAGCCGAACGTTTCTTCACCAAACTCATCGATAAACAG gctgatgaacagtctcaagatcCCGTTGTTTACGATAACGGTGTTACCTATATGTTCATACAACATAGCAATATCTATCTCGTCGTTGCGGCGAGACAAAACTGTAATGCCGCAAGTCTTCTCTTCTTCCTGCATCGATTAGTTGAT GTGTTTAAACATTATTTTGAAGAATTAGAAGAGGAATCACTTAGGGATAACTTTGTTGTTGTG TATGAGCTACTTGATGAAATTATGGACTTTGGTTACCCTCAGTATACCGAGGCAAAAATTCTTAGTGAGTTTATTAAGACTGATGCTTATAGAATGGAAGCTACTCAGAGACCTCCTATGGCTGTTACTAATGCCGTGTCTTGGCGAAGCGAAGGGATAAGTTACAAGAAAAATGAG gTTTTCTTGGATGTGGTGGAGAGTGTTAATATACTCGTCAATAGCAATGGACAGTTAATTAGATCCGATGTTGTTGGTGCGCTAAAGATGAGAACATTTTTAAG TGGTATGCCCGAGTGTAAACTTGGTTTAAATGATAGAGTGTTATTAGAGGCACAGGGTAGAACAACCAAGGGAAAGGCAATAGACTTGGAGGACATCAAATTTCATCA GTGTGTCCGATTGGCTCGATTTGAAAATGACCGAACAATCTCTTTCATACCTCCTGATGGGTCATTTGATCTGATGACATACAGGCTCAGTACACAG GTTAAGCCTTTAGTTTGGGTGGAAGCAAATGTTGAAAAGCACTCAAAGAGCCGGATTGAAATTATGGTAAAAGCCAGGAGTCAGTTTAAGGAACGTAG CACTGCCACAAATGTTGAGATTGAGTTGCCCGTGCCTGTTGATGCAACCAATCCTAATGTTCGAACGTCAATGGGGTCTGCATCATATGCACCTGAAAAAGATGCATTGATTTGGAAAATTAGATCCTTCCCTGGAGGCAAG GAGTATATGTTAAGAGCAGAGTTTCGCCTTCCCAGTATAACAGACGAGGAAGCAGCTCCTGAGAGAAAAGCTCCTATACGCGTGAAATTTGAGATACCGTATTTTACTGTTTCTGGAATACAG GTAAGATATTTGAAGATTATTGAGAAGAGTGGGTATCAAGCTCTTCCATGGGTGAGATACATAACAATGGCAGGAGAGTATGAACTAAGGCTTATTTAA